The window TCCTCCATAATCTGATTTTACCTTGTTTTTCTAGCCCATATTCTAAACAAGCTGTTACCCAAATTGAATGTCTTATTCCTTATATCTGTATTTGTACAatctttccctctgcctttcagaatattttttgtctttcttgagTTCTCAGCAGAAGTCCCACCTCTTTCTTAAAGCCTTTTCCAAATCCATCAATTAgtgctttctcttttctcaaattactattcatttatttgtgtaCACATATTATTCTTGTTATAGAATGAAAGATTCCTAAGGACAGagacttttgttttaattttgtatcCTTTTTGTCTaatacagtgccttgcacatagcagAGACTTAAAAAgtgttgttgaattgaatagacCTTTGTGCTTTTGTGTCTTATAGATATGAGTACTACAACTCCTTTAAGTGGTGGAAAGGATGAAGAATCCGAAAAGAAGGATGAGATGGATGATGATACAATGTTCACCACATTAGGTGAAGAGGATAAATCAAAGCCTTCTGTAGCTCCTCGCTGGGCTACTCGAGTGTTTGCTGCTGATTGCTTGTGTCGAGTCATTATGTTGTGTGAGAATGCAGACCAGGCTCACTTTGATCTTGCCATGGCACGTTCAGCCAAACTGAGAAATCCTGCAAGTAAATATAGAATTTTTACATTTGTAACCTTTTTTTTACCCAAAGTCTTTTATTGATTCAATGTATTTTActgataattaaaatattttagagagaTTAATTTCAGAGTTACTATATTGCCTTcttggagtcccaggataaaaaaaaaaaatattgccttcttagtttcttttcttttctttctttttttaaaacccttacgttctgtcttagaatcaatactgtgtattggttccaaggcagaagagcagtaagggctaggcaatggggattaagtgacttgcccagggtcacacagctaggaagtgtctgaggccagatttgaacctagaacctcccatctttaggtctgactctcaatccactgagccacccagctgcccccttaagttTCTTTTCTTATCCATATTACACTTAATTTTGCCATACCTACCCATATGTTTACaaaatggttttatatatattgtttcattACTGACCTTGTGAGATAAGTAGTATAGGTATTTTTACCATTTGGTACATAAGAGAACTAAGACTCAAGAATGTTTCCCTCCCTACCCCCCCAAGAAGTGTcagaatttggattcaaatccctgtcttctgactccaagtccagtgctctttccagtaTACCTGAAAAATATGAACAATGAGGCTTACACATTCAAAAAataagaggtgtttttttttactactttatCATAAGCATAAGAAGAACCATAATTCTTTAGGTTATTTATTAATATGTCATCCAATTTTATCCATAATAATCCTtagtataatgaaaaaaatcttctatAGCTTGGTTTTCTCAAGATGAAAGGATTATTTATAGACTGAGTCATAGAGAATATCAAAACTTAATGATACAATATTGAATGTGCAAGAAAACTTAAAACCACAAAAATTTAGAAAGTAGTATTGTGATCTATAAATAGAAAGGTAAAAACTTCCAAATAAGAGAACATCTTTCTATATTCTTCTTGATAGATACAGCTATTACAAGACATAATCAGATAATACCCTCTTACTGTCATACTATATCATCAGAAACATTATATAGCTTAGGTAATTTTTACAAGTAGCCTCATTTCTGCTAGTCATATGCCATTAATCTGATTGGAGTTTTTAACCCTGTTGGCAGAACTGGATTCTAGTACTTGACTTTAAAGGCTTGGAAAATAAAGTTTGTAgggttacagaaaaaaaatacatcccATATATTTGGTTTCCATTCTACTTCTAATAGTTGATCATGCTAGCATTGGTAACATATTAGGATTTTGGGGTCTTTTCTTTACTATCAAAAT is drawn from Gracilinanus agilis isolate LMUSP501 unplaced genomic scaffold, AgileGrace unplaced_scaffold33335, whole genome shotgun sequence and contains these coding sequences:
- the LOC123254817 gene encoding HEAT repeat-containing protein 5B-like; amino-acid sequence: MNPFAPGVSSRRDIHCRHQGVNITETGLEGLLFGMLDRETDRKLCSDIHDTLGHMLSSLAVDKLSHWLMLCKDVLAASSDMSTTTPLSGGKDEESEKKDEMDDDTMFTTLGEEDKSKPSVAPRWATRVFAADCLCRVIMLCENADQAHFDLAMARSAKLRNPA